Proteins from a genomic interval of Nocardia sp. BMG51109:
- a CDS encoding phage holin family protein produces the protein MSVTNGGNGHDGGRDRTITAIPLSEVDTAKGASVGDLVRDAAEQMSTLVRAEVALAKAEVTGEIRKGLQGSVYFVVALTILLFSSFFFFFFLAELLDVWLYRWASFLIVFGLMVLAVAVFGFLGYRKVRKLRAPERTIESLKETRTVLPQGFGSHGEHATLDTSALDAPVTSTDRRER, from the coding sequence TTGAGCGTCACAAACGGCGGTAACGGGCACGACGGGGGTCGCGATCGGACCATCACCGCTATTCCGCTGTCCGAGGTCGACACCGCGAAGGGCGCCAGCGTCGGCGATCTCGTGCGCGATGCCGCCGAGCAGATGTCGACGCTGGTCCGGGCCGAGGTGGCGCTGGCCAAGGCCGAGGTCACCGGGGAGATCCGCAAGGGCCTCCAGGGCAGCGTGTACTTCGTCGTCGCGCTGACCATCCTGCTGTTCTCCTCGTTCTTCTTTTTCTTCTTCCTGGCCGAGCTGCTCGATGTGTGGCTGTACCGGTGGGCGTCGTTCCTGATCGTGTTCGGGCTGATGGTCCTCGCGGTCGCGGTGTTCGGTTTCCTCGGCTATCGGAAGGTGCGCAAGCTGCGCGCACCGGAGCGAACCATAGAGTCGCTGAAGGAGACCCGCACGGTGCTGCCGCAGGGGTTCGGTTCGCACGGCGAGCACGCCACCCTCGACACCTCCGCCCTCGACGCTCCCGTCACCTCGACCGATCGGCGGGAAAGGTAG
- a CDS encoding MarP family serine protease — protein sequence MTSSAWLDIAVVIIALLAASSGWRQGAVASALAFLGVVLGAVAGILIAPHILVHISEGRKRVLVGVVLIVALVIVGEVAGMVLGRAARSGMRHPFTRSVDSVVGAALQAVAVLVTAWLLALPLASSSQPAIAAAVNGSRVLSDVNQVAPNWLRRLPNEFSRLLNTSGLPDVIGPFGRAPIAAVEPPDPTVLDSPVALNLQHSVLRIRGVAPSCQRALEGSGFVVGPERVMTNAHVVAGTNTVQVDTARGRLDATVVLFDPSEDVAVLAVPGLNAPAIPLAPEAADSGQSAIVLGYPGGGPYTASAARVRETLELTGPDIYKTGTVEREVYTVRGRVRAGNSGGPLVNPDGQVLGLVFGAAVVDEDTGYALTLNEVRRALDSAESVNSPVPTGECVLS from the coding sequence ATGACCTCGTCGGCCTGGCTCGACATCGCGGTCGTGATCATTGCGCTGCTCGCCGCCTCCTCCGGGTGGCGGCAGGGTGCGGTCGCGTCCGCGCTGGCGTTCCTCGGCGTGGTGCTGGGCGCGGTGGCCGGCATCCTGATCGCGCCGCACATCCTGGTGCACATCAGCGAGGGCCGCAAACGCGTGCTGGTCGGCGTGGTGCTGATCGTGGCGCTGGTGATCGTCGGCGAGGTGGCCGGCATGGTGCTCGGCCGCGCGGCCCGCAGCGGTATGCGGCATCCGTTCACCCGCAGCGTCGACAGCGTGGTGGGCGCGGCCCTGCAGGCGGTGGCCGTGCTGGTGACGGCCTGGCTGCTGGCGCTGCCGCTGGCCTCGTCGTCGCAGCCCGCGATCGCGGCCGCCGTGAACGGGTCGCGGGTGCTCTCCGACGTCAACCAGGTGGCGCCGAACTGGTTGCGGCGCTTGCCCAACGAGTTCTCCCGGCTGCTCAACACCTCCGGCCTGCCGGACGTGATCGGGCCGTTCGGGCGAGCGCCGATCGCCGCGGTGGAGCCGCCGGATCCCACCGTGCTGGACAGTCCGGTGGCGCTCAACCTCCAGCACAGCGTGCTGCGTATTCGCGGTGTCGCACCGAGTTGCCAACGCGCCCTGGAAGGTTCGGGATTCGTGGTGGGCCCCGAGCGGGTCATGACGAACGCGCACGTGGTGGCCGGTACGAACACCGTGCAGGTCGACACCGCGCGCGGCCGGCTCGATGCCACCGTCGTGCTGTTCGATCCGTCGGAGGACGTGGCGGTGCTGGCCGTGCCCGGCCTGAACGCACCGGCGATTCCGCTGGCCCCGGAGGCGGCCGACTCGGGGCAGAGCGCGATCGTGCTGGGCTATCCGGGCGGCGGGCCGTACACCGCCAGCGCCGCTCGCGTGCGCGAGACGCTGGAGCTGACCGGGCCGGACATCTACAAGACCGGCACCGTCGAGCGCGAGGTCTACACCGTGCGCGGGCGGGTGCGCGCCGGGAACTCCGGTGGGCCGCTGGTGAATCCGGACGGTCAGGTGCTCGGCCTGGTGTTCGGTGCCGCCGTCGTCGACGAGGACACCGGCTACGCGCTGACGCTCAACGAGGTCCGGCGGGCCCTCGACTCCGCCGAGTCGGTGAACAGCCCGGTCCCGACGGGCGAGTGTGTGCTGAGCTAG
- a CDS encoding ArsA-related P-loop ATPase, which translates to MPVSAEPGLKLGWPERATEARLHYVSGKGGTGKSTVAGALALALAAGGRRVLLVEVEGRQSIAQLFDLPPLPPTETKIATADGGGEVMALALDIEHAFLEYLDMFYNLGFAGRAMRRMGAVEFVTTIAPGLRDVILTGKIKECAVRSDRSGRPVYDEVVIDAPPTGRIASFLDVTKAMAEVAKGGPIATQAEGVAKLLHSDQTVVHLVTLLEALPVQETADAIAELTEADFRVGTVIVNRATESHLPPAVRARAATGDIDAEALRTGLAEAGITLSDADFQGLLRETVEHSTTLQAQDDSSSELARLDLCRLYLPALPDGMDLGGLYELAEHLSAQGVR; encoded by the coding sequence GTGCCCGTTTCGGCAGAGCCGGGGTTGAAACTGGGTTGGCCGGAACGTGCCACCGAGGCCCGGCTGCACTACGTCTCCGGCAAGGGCGGGACCGGGAAGTCCACCGTCGCCGGGGCGCTGGCGCTGGCACTCGCTGCGGGTGGGCGCCGGGTGCTGCTGGTGGAGGTGGAGGGCCGGCAGTCGATCGCGCAACTGTTCGACCTGCCGCCGCTGCCGCCCACCGAGACCAAGATCGCGACCGCCGACGGCGGCGGCGAGGTGATGGCGCTGGCCCTCGATATCGAGCACGCCTTCCTCGAATATCTCGACATGTTCTACAACCTCGGCTTCGCCGGCCGCGCGATGCGCCGGATGGGTGCCGTCGAGTTCGTCACCACGATCGCGCCGGGCCTGCGCGACGTGATACTGACCGGCAAGATCAAGGAGTGCGCCGTGCGCAGCGACCGGTCGGGCCGGCCGGTCTACGACGAGGTCGTCATCGATGCGCCCCCGACCGGGCGAATCGCCAGCTTCCTGGATGTCACCAAGGCGATGGCGGAGGTGGCCAAGGGCGGGCCGATCGCCACGCAGGCCGAGGGCGTCGCCAAGCTGCTGCACTCCGATCAGACCGTGGTGCACCTGGTCACGCTGCTGGAGGCGCTGCCCGTGCAGGAGACGGCCGATGCGATCGCGGAGCTGACCGAGGCGGATTTCCGCGTCGGCACCGTGATCGTCAACCGCGCCACCGAAAGCCACCTACCCCCGGCCGTGCGCGCCCGGGCGGCGACCGGCGACATCGATGCCGAGGCGCTGCGCACCGGCCTCGCCGAGGCGGGAATCACCCTGTCCGATGCCGACTTCCAGGGACTGCTGCGCGAGACGGTGGAGCATTCCACGACGCTGCAGGCGCAGGACGACAGCTCGTCCGAACTGGCCAGGCTCGATCTGTGTCGGCTGTACCTGCCCGCCCTGCCCGACGGGATGGACCTGGGCGGGCTGTACGAACTGGCCGAACATCTGAGCGCACAGGGAGTCCGGTGA
- a CDS encoding RidA family protein, whose amino-acid sequence MVQPWRQNLERLGLELPAVATPAGAYIPALRTGSLVYTSGQLPFIGGELSVSGKVGAEVSLEQGQEAAKWCALNALAAVHDLVGLDAVVRMVKVVGFVASAPGFNDQPLVINGASHLLGEVFGEAGVHARSAVGVFELPKNTPVEVELIAEITG is encoded by the coding sequence ATGGTCCAGCCGTGGCGGCAGAACCTGGAGCGGCTCGGCCTCGAGCTGCCCGCCGTGGCCACCCCGGCGGGCGCCTACATCCCGGCGCTGCGCACCGGCTCGCTGGTCTACACCTCCGGCCAGCTGCCGTTCATCGGCGGTGAGCTGTCGGTATCCGGCAAGGTCGGCGCCGAGGTGAGCCTCGAACAGGGGCAGGAGGCGGCGAAGTGGTGCGCGCTGAACGCGCTTGCCGCCGTGCACGACCTGGTCGGACTGGACGCGGTGGTGCGGATGGTCAAGGTGGTGGGCTTCGTCGCCTCCGCGCCCGGATTCAACGATCAGCCGCTGGTGATCAACGGCGCCTCGCATCTGCTCGGCGAGGTGTTCGGCGAGGCCGGGGTGCATGCGCGCTCCGCCGTCGGCGTCTTCGAACTACCGAAGAACACCCCGGTCGAGGTGGAGTTGATCGCCGAAATTACGGGCTGA
- a CDS encoding Crp/Fnr family transcriptional regulator produces MDEALARAGIFQGVEPTAVAALAKQLQPVDFPRGHVIFNEGEPGDRLYIITSGKVKIGRRSPDGRENLLTIMGPSDMFGELSIFDPGPRTSTATTVTEVRAVTMDRDALKSWIDQRPEIAEQLLRVLARRLRRTNNNLADLIFTDVPGRVAKALLQLAQRFGTQEAGALRVTHDLTQEEIAQLVGASRETVNKALADFAHRGWLRLEGKSVLISDSERLARRAR; encoded by the coding sequence GTGGACGAGGCCCTCGCCAGAGCAGGCATCTTCCAAGGCGTCGAGCCCACCGCGGTCGCGGCTCTCGCCAAACAGCTTCAACCCGTGGATTTCCCGCGCGGCCACGTCATCTTCAACGAGGGCGAACCCGGCGACCGGCTGTACATCATCACATCGGGCAAGGTGAAGATCGGGCGCCGGTCCCCCGACGGCCGGGAGAATCTGCTGACCATCATGGGCCCGTCGGACATGTTCGGTGAGCTGTCGATCTTCGATCCGGGGCCGCGCACCTCCACGGCCACCACGGTCACCGAGGTCCGCGCCGTCACCATGGACCGCGACGCGCTCAAGTCGTGGATCGATCAGCGCCCGGAGATCGCCGAGCAGTTACTGCGGGTGCTCGCGCGCCGCCTGCGCCGCACCAACAACAACCTGGCCGACCTGATCTTCACCGACGTTCCCGGCCGGGTCGCCAAGGCGCTGCTGCAGCTGGCCCAGCGCTTCGGCACGCAGGAGGCGGGCGCGCTGCGGGTGACCCACGACCTGACCCAGGAGGAGATCGCCCAGCTGGTCGGCGCCTCCCGCGAGACCGTGAACAAGGCGCTCGCCGACTTCGCGCACCGCGGCTGGCTGCGGCTCGAGGGCAAGAGCGTGCTGATCTCCGACTCCGAACGGCTGGCCCGCCGGGCGCGGTAG
- a CDS encoding MBL fold metallo-hydrolase has product MDSRPAKNRGEAGEPLTHPAYGQLRPVTTTASVLLANNPNKMTLQGTNTWILRAPGRSDCLVIDPGPQDRAHSEAIARETGGDIALTLITHHHHDHTGGIDRLVKLTGTSVRAHDSRYLRGSETPLADGEVIEAAGLRLTVLATPGHTTDSVSFLLDPADPEAAARVPEGTASDAAVLTGDTVLGSGTTVLESRDGALGDYLASLDRLAEAAPGRRLLPAHGPDHEAAEPVLRHYIRHRQERLDQVRQALVELGPNAKPLQVVAKVYADVDKRLWPAARSSVKAQLAYLRGEQN; this is encoded by the coding sequence ATGGACTCACGACCGGCGAAAAATCGCGGAGAGGCGGGGGAGCCCCTCACCCATCCCGCGTACGGACAGCTGCGCCCGGTGACGACGACCGCCTCGGTGCTGCTGGCGAACAACCCGAACAAGATGACCCTGCAGGGCACCAACACCTGGATCCTGCGCGCCCCGGGCCGATCCGACTGCCTCGTGATCGATCCGGGGCCGCAGGATCGCGCGCACAGCGAGGCGATCGCCCGGGAGACCGGCGGCGATATCGCCCTGACGCTGATCACCCACCATCACCACGATCACACCGGCGGTATCGACCGATTGGTGAAGCTGACCGGGACATCGGTGCGGGCACACGACTCCCGGTACCTGCGGGGTTCCGAGACGCCACTGGCCGACGGTGAGGTGATCGAGGCCGCCGGGCTGCGGCTGACCGTGCTGGCCACCCCCGGGCACACCACGGATTCGGTCTCGTTCCTGCTCGACCCGGCGGACCCGGAGGCGGCGGCTCGGGTCCCGGAGGGAACCGCATCGGACGCCGCGGTATTGACCGGCGACACCGTCCTCGGCAGCGGCACCACGGTGCTGGAATCGCGCGACGGAGCCCTCGGCGACTACCTGGCATCGCTGGACCGGCTGGCCGAGGCCGCGCCCGGCCGACGGCTGCTGCCCGCGCACGGCCCGGATCACGAGGCGGCCGAGCCGGTGCTCCGCCACTACATCCGGCACCGGCAGGAGCGGCTGGACCAGGTGCGGCAGGCGCTGGTCGAACTCGGCCCGAACGCCAAGCCCCTCCAGGTGGTCGCCAAGGTCTACGCCGACGTCGACAAGCGCCTGTGGCCGGCAGCACGCAGCTCCGTCAAGGCGCAGCTGGCGTATCTGCGGGGCGAACAGAACTGA
- a CDS encoding alpha/beta fold hydrolase, whose translation MSPNPIPDPSSVRYDGPWAHKDVHANGIRFHVVEAEPAHRGRASNAPLVLLLHGFADFWWSWRHQLTGLSEQGFRVAAVDLRGYGDSDKPPRGYDGWTLAGDVAGLVRALGHSEATLVGHAEGGLVCWATAVLHPRLVRSIALVSSPHPVALKQAVLRDPPQRRAWLPNFLRYQPPRYGERLLTIDDGFEVERLLRQRAGRRWAHTAELVDTARRMRSAIRVPGAAHSALEYQRWAFRSQWRPDGARFMSAMREPVRIPVLSLYGEADRYILDGTLRREHRLAPGRRLIGIPEAGHYAHQESPDAVTTELAKLLG comes from the coding sequence GTGTCGCCGAACCCGATCCCGGATCCGTCCAGCGTCCGCTACGACGGCCCGTGGGCCCACAAGGATGTGCATGCCAACGGCATTCGGTTCCACGTCGTCGAGGCCGAGCCCGCGCACCGCGGGCGCGCGTCGAATGCGCCGCTGGTACTGCTGTTGCACGGCTTCGCCGACTTCTGGTGGTCCTGGCGGCATCAGCTGACCGGCCTGTCCGAACAGGGGTTTCGCGTCGCCGCGGTGGATCTGCGCGGCTACGGCGATTCCGATAAACCACCGCGCGGATACGACGGCTGGACCCTGGCCGGCGACGTGGCCGGCCTGGTCCGGGCGCTCGGGCACAGCGAGGCCACCCTGGTCGGACACGCCGAGGGCGGGCTGGTGTGCTGGGCGACGGCCGTACTGCATCCGCGGCTGGTCCGCTCCATCGCGCTGGTGAGTTCGCCCCATCCGGTCGCGCTCAAACAGGCCGTGCTGCGCGACCCGCCGCAGCGCCGGGCCTGGCTACCGAACTTCCTGCGCTATCAGCCGCCGCGGTACGGCGAGCGGCTGCTGACCATCGATGACGGCTTCGAGGTGGAGCGGCTGCTGCGGCAGCGGGCGGGCCGACGCTGGGCACACACCGCCGAACTCGTCGATACCGCCCGCCGGATGCGCTCGGCCATCCGCGTTCCGGGCGCCGCGCATTCCGCACTGGAATATCAGCGCTGGGCCTTCCGCAGCCAATGGCGTCCCGACGGCGCGCGGTTCATGTCGGCGATGCGCGAGCCGGTCCGGATTCCGGTGCTGTCGCTGTACGGCGAGGCCGATCGCTACATCCTCGACGGCACGCTGCGCCGCGAGCATCGGCTCGCCCCCGGCCGCCGGCTGATCGGCATTCCGGAGGCGGGCCACTACGCGCATCAGGAGAGCCCGGACGCGGTCACGACCGAACTGGCGAAGCTACTCGGCTGA
- a CDS encoding TlpA disulfide reductase family protein, which yields MPVAWRWTLAALIVVVALAVALWPRGGEQDGARRYTATAVAGGPAAASDGQRAAAALAECPAQSPQQPPVRATGPLAGVTVGCLADARPLDLGQALAGRPALVNLWAYWCEPCARELPALQQYATRAAGAVTVLTAHSDPDESKALARLRDLEVRLPGVQDGDGRVRTAVGAPAALPVSVLVRADGSIAKVVVRPFDSADDIAATVAAELGVAA from the coding sequence ATACCGGTGGCGTGGCGCTGGACGCTCGCGGCGCTGATCGTCGTCGTCGCGCTGGCGGTCGCGCTCTGGCCGCGCGGTGGCGAACAGGACGGCGCTCGGAGGTATACCGCCACGGCGGTGGCGGGCGGTCCCGCGGCCGCCTCCGACGGGCAACGTGCCGCCGCCGCCCTGGCGGAGTGCCCGGCGCAGTCACCGCAGCAACCGCCTGTCCGCGCGACCGGCCCGCTGGCCGGGGTCACGGTCGGATGTCTCGCCGATGCCCGCCCGCTGGATCTGGGTCAGGCTCTGGCGGGACGTCCCGCACTGGTGAACCTGTGGGCGTACTGGTGTGAACCGTGTGCCCGGGAGCTACCGGCACTGCAGCAGTACGCCACCCGTGCCGCGGGCGCCGTGACCGTGCTGACCGCGCACAGCGATCCCGACGAGAGCAAGGCACTGGCCCGCCTGCGCGATCTGGAGGTGCGCCTGCCCGGCGTCCAGGACGGCGACGGCCGGGTGCGCACCGCGGTCGGCGCCCCCGCGGCGCTACCGGTGTCCGTACTGGTCCGCGCCGACGGCTCGATCGCGAAAGTCGTTGTCCGCCCGTTCGACAGCGCCGACGACATCGCCGCCACGGTCGCCGCCGAACTGGGAGTCGCGGCGTGA
- a CDS encoding DUF4177 domain-containing protein, which yields MSDVTAWEYATVPLLTHATKQILDQWGADGWELVTVLPGPTGEQHVAYLKRVKS from the coding sequence ATGAGTGATGTGACCGCGTGGGAATACGCGACCGTGCCGCTGCTGACGCATGCGACCAAGCAGATCCTGGACCAGTGGGGTGCCGACGGCTGGGAACTGGTCACGGTGCTGCCCGGTCCGACCGGTGAACAGCACGTCGCCTATCTGAAGCGGGTGAAGAGCTGA
- the acs gene encoding acetate--CoA ligase, giving the protein MTDTTEHRDVYPPTAEFAAAANADASLYDRATADREAFWAEQAGRLHWHQPWTRVLDWDDAPFARWFTGGKLNVAYNCVDRHVLDGHGDQVALHWEGEPGDSRAITYADLLAEVSRAANYLTELGLEAGDRVAIYMPMVPEAIVSMLACARLGLTHSVVFAGFSPTALRQRVDDAEARLVITTDGQWRRGKAAPLKEAVDEALYAHGGTPSSVEHVLVVRRTAIEIPWTEGRDLWWHDTVAKASPEHEAQPFDAEHPLYILYTSGTTGKPKGILHTCGGYLTQVSYTHHTVFDHKPGRDVYWCTADIGWVTGHSYIVYGPLSNRATQVVYEGTPNFPDEHRHWQTIEKYGVTIYYTAPTLVRTFMKWGREIPAGHDLSSLRVLGSVGEPINPEAWRWFREVIGANRTPVVDTWWQTETGAIMLSPLPGVTATKPGAAMRPLPGISAKVVDEEGNTVPLGDTEANGYLVLDQPWPSMLRGIWGDPQRFQATYWQRYATHGWYFAGDGAKLDTDGDLWILGRVDDVMNISGHRISTAEVESALVGHHGVAEAAVVGASDDTTGQGIVAFVILTGAATDTGQDLVDELKAEVSREISPIARPREIHTVPELPKTRSGKIMRRLLRDVAEGRELGDTSTLVDPHVFEAIRARKTNW; this is encoded by the coding sequence ATGACCGATACCACCGAACACCGGGACGTGTATCCGCCGACCGCGGAGTTCGCCGCCGCTGCCAACGCCGACGCGTCTCTCTACGACCGGGCCACCGCCGACCGCGAGGCGTTCTGGGCCGAGCAGGCCGGCCGCCTGCACTGGCACCAACCGTGGACACGGGTCCTGGACTGGGACGACGCCCCGTTCGCGCGCTGGTTCACCGGCGGGAAGCTGAACGTCGCCTACAACTGCGTGGACCGCCACGTGCTCGACGGCCACGGCGACCAGGTCGCCCTCCACTGGGAAGGCGAGCCCGGCGACTCCCGCGCGATCACCTACGCCGATCTGCTGGCCGAGGTGTCCCGCGCCGCGAACTACCTCACCGAGCTGGGCCTCGAGGCCGGTGACCGGGTCGCCATCTACATGCCGATGGTGCCCGAGGCGATCGTGTCGATGCTGGCCTGCGCGCGGCTGGGCCTGACCCACTCGGTGGTGTTCGCCGGCTTCTCCCCCACCGCCCTGCGCCAGCGCGTCGACGACGCCGAGGCCCGCCTGGTGATCACCACCGACGGGCAATGGCGGCGCGGCAAGGCGGCACCGCTGAAGGAGGCCGTGGACGAGGCGCTCTACGCGCACGGCGGCACACCGTCGAGCGTGGAGCACGTGCTGGTGGTGCGGCGCACCGCGATCGAGATCCCGTGGACCGAGGGCCGCGACCTGTGGTGGCACGACACCGTCGCGAAAGCCTCCCCCGAACACGAGGCCCAGCCCTTCGACGCCGAGCACCCGCTCTACATCCTCTACACCTCCGGCACCACCGGCAAACCGAAAGGCATCCTGCACACCTGCGGTGGCTACCTGACCCAGGTGTCCTACACCCACCACACCGTGTTCGACCACAAACCCGGCCGCGACGTGTACTGGTGCACCGCCGACATCGGCTGGGTCACCGGGCACAGCTACATCGTCTACGGGCCCCTGTCCAACCGCGCCACCCAGGTCGTCTACGAAGGCACCCCGAACTTCCCCGACGAGCACCGGCACTGGCAGACCATCGAAAAATACGGCGTCACCATCTACTACACCGCACCCACACTGGTACGCACGTTCATGAAATGGGGCCGCGAGATCCCCGCCGGCCACGACCTGTCCAGCCTGCGGGTCCTCGGCTCGGTCGGCGAACCCATCAACCCCGAGGCATGGCGCTGGTTCCGCGAGGTCATCGGCGCCAACCGCACCCCGGTCGTGGACACCTGGTGGCAGACCGAGACCGGCGCCATCATGCTCTCCCCGCTGCCCGGCGTCACCGCCACCAAACCCGGCGCCGCCATGCGCCCGCTGCCCGGCATCTCCGCGAAAGTCGTCGACGAAGAAGGCAATACGGTGCCGCTCGGCGACACCGAAGCCAACGGCTACCTGGTACTCGACCAGCCCTGGCCGTCCATGCTGCGCGGCATCTGGGGCGACCCGCAACGCTTCCAGGCCACCTACTGGCAGCGCTACGCCACACACGGCTGGTACTTCGCCGGCGACGGCGCCAAACTCGACACCGACGGCGACCTGTGGATACTCGGCCGCGTCGACGACGTCATGAACATCTCCGGCCACCGCATCTCCACCGCCGAGGTCGAATCCGCCCTCGTCGGACACCACGGCGTCGCCGAAGCCGCCGTGGTCGGCGCCAGCGACGACACCACCGGCCAAGGCATCGTCGCGTTCGTCATCCTCACCGGCGCAGCGACCGACACCGGCCAGGACCTCGTCGACGAGCTGAAAGCCGAAGTCTCCCGCGAGATCTCCCCGATCGCCCGCCCCCGCGAAATCCACACCGTGCCCGAACTACCCAAAACCCGCTCCGGCAAGATCATGCGCCGCCTGCTACGCGACGTCGCCGAAGGCCGCGAACTCGGCGACACCTCCACCCTGGTCGACCCCCACGTCTTCGAAGCCATCCGCGCCCGCAAAACCAACTGGTAA
- the nth gene encoding endonuclease III: MREPRSTVPASAGAPDVAAADGKPVRGRKNGGAQARKFAGETRLGLVRRARRMNRTLALAFPDAHCELDFTTPLELAVATILSAQCTDVRVNLTTPALFARYPDARAYAEADRTELEEYIRPTGFYRNKTTALIGLGQALTERFDGVLPNTLDELVRLPGIGRKTANVILGNAFDVPGITVDTHFSRLVQRWRWTTEDDPVKIEHAIGELIERKDWTMLSHRVIFHGRRVCHARKPACGACLLAKDCPSFGAGPTDPATAAALVKGPEAEHLLDLVGR; the protein is encoded by the coding sequence GTGCGTGAACCCCGATCCACAGTGCCCGCATCCGCCGGTGCTCCGGATGTCGCGGCCGCCGACGGCAAGCCGGTCCGAGGCCGGAAAAATGGTGGTGCGCAGGCCCGTAAGTTCGCCGGGGAAACCCGGCTGGGGCTGGTGCGCCGCGCCCGCCGGATGAATCGGACGCTGGCGCTGGCCTTCCCGGACGCACACTGCGAGCTGGATTTCACGACGCCGCTGGAACTCGCGGTTGCGACAATTCTCTCCGCGCAGTGCACCGATGTCCGGGTGAATCTGACCACCCCGGCGTTGTTCGCCCGCTACCCGGATGCCCGCGCCTACGCGGAGGCCGACCGTACGGAGCTCGAGGAGTACATCCGCCCCACGGGCTTCTACCGCAACAAGACCACGGCCCTGATCGGCCTGGGCCAGGCGTTGACGGAGCGGTTCGACGGCGTCCTGCCGAATACGCTGGACGAGTTGGTGCGGCTGCCGGGAATCGGCCGCAAGACCGCGAACGTCATCCTGGGCAATGCGTTCGACGTCCCCGGCATCACCGTCGACACACATTTCAGCCGGCTCGTGCAGCGCTGGCGGTGGACCACGGAGGACGATCCGGTCAAGATCGAGCACGCCATCGGCGAGCTGATCGAGCGCAAGGATTGGACCATGCTCTCGCACCGGGTGATCTTCCACGGCCGCCGCGTCTGCCACGCCCGCAAGCCGGCCTGCGGTGCCTGCCTGCTGGCCAAGGACTGCCCGTCCTTCGGCGCCGGGCCCACCGATCCGGCGACGGCCGCCGCCCTGGTCAAGGGGCCGGAGGCCGAGCATCTGCTCGATCTGGTGGGCCGGTGA
- a CDS encoding CoA pyrophosphatase produces MVTEGIPAWLRGVVDRKPADPTGVNQVLNRTSQRVVAAAVRPRPASVLVLFGGSPEPDPATPGGLPADADVLLTQRSKTLRQHRGQVAFPGGGVEPGDDGPIATALREAREETGLEPGGVEPIAVLPKIFVPPSRFDVTPVVAYWRTPGEVGVVSEAEATRVVRVPVADLIDPANRFVVRHPLGYTGPAFAVHGMLVWGFTAGVLAGLLAVSGWERNWDYHDVRDLQASLEAVGMTL; encoded by the coding sequence GTGGTGACCGAGGGTATTCCCGCTTGGCTACGGGGCGTGGTCGACCGCAAACCCGCCGACCCGACCGGGGTCAACCAGGTGCTGAATCGGACCTCGCAACGGGTGGTCGCGGCCGCCGTGCGTCCCCGCCCGGCGTCGGTGCTGGTGCTGTTCGGCGGCTCCCCCGAACCCGATCCCGCTACCCCCGGTGGATTGCCCGCGGATGCGGATGTGTTGCTCACTCAGCGCTCGAAGACGCTGCGCCAGCATCGCGGGCAGGTGGCGTTCCCGGGCGGCGGCGTCGAACCCGGCGACGACGGGCCGATCGCGACCGCGCTGCGGGAGGCGCGCGAGGAGACCGGCCTGGAACCCGGTGGCGTGGAACCGATCGCGGTGCTGCCGAAGATCTTCGTCCCGCCCTCGCGATTCGATGTGACCCCGGTCGTCGCGTACTGGCGAACCCCGGGGGAGGTCGGGGTGGTCAGCGAGGCGGAGGCCACCCGCGTGGTGCGGGTTCCGGTCGCCGATCTGATCGATCCGGCCAACCGGTTCGTGGTGCGCCATCCGCTCGGCTACACCGGCCCCGCGTTCGCCGTGCACGGCATGCTCGTCTGGGGATTCACCGCCGGCGTGCTGGCCGGCCTGCTGGCGGTGTCGGGATGGGAGCGGAACTGGGATTACCACGATGTGCGTGATTTACAGGCCTCGCTCGAAGCAGTGGGGATGACGCTATGA